One window from the genome of Variovorax sp. PAMC26660 encodes:
- a CDS encoding shikimate dehydrogenase family protein: protein MSHSISGSTQAYLIPGDPVRNVRLPRMFNAAFERFGIDAVLLPMQVPVRDFAVFFKSAFLARNVRGMVIAPPHKPLVVDLLDGCGLFGRVAGSVNVVRRTEGDQLEGDLFDGEGLIGALDHYNTPFRGKRVLILGAGVSAAAIGVALAEGGTVNGAEHIAFYDSAAGKAAGVAAKLDAFFDATVVAVDSNAPEGYDLVINATPLGLVEGDALPLDVARMDSHAALFDILLRNQPTPLVRAARARGLHAQAGFEMLIQQMPHYLRYFGHADAATALRADANFLREIVYPPAMHGEISQPIRYHSVNVA from the coding sequence ATGAGCCATTCCATCAGCGGCAGCACCCAGGCGTATCTGATCCCGGGCGATCCGGTCCGCAACGTGCGGCTGCCGCGCATGTTCAACGCCGCCTTCGAGCGCTTCGGCATCGACGCCGTGCTGCTGCCCATGCAGGTGCCGGTGCGCGACTTCGCGGTGTTCTTCAAGTCGGCCTTTCTTGCGCGCAATGTGCGCGGCATGGTGATCGCGCCGCCGCACAAGCCGCTGGTGGTCGACCTGCTCGACGGCTGCGGCCTGTTCGGGCGCGTGGCAGGCTCGGTCAACGTGGTGCGACGCACCGAGGGCGACCAGCTCGAAGGCGACCTGTTCGACGGCGAAGGCCTCATCGGTGCGCTCGACCACTACAACACGCCCTTTCGCGGCAAGCGCGTGCTGATCCTCGGCGCGGGCGTGAGCGCCGCGGCCATCGGCGTGGCGCTGGCCGAGGGCGGCACGGTGAATGGCGCGGAGCACATCGCCTTCTACGACAGCGCAGCGGGCAAGGCGGCTGGCGTGGCCGCCAAGCTCGATGCCTTCTTCGACGCCACGGTGGTCGCGGTCGACAGCAACGCGCCCGAGGGCTACGACCTCGTGATCAACGCCACGCCGCTGGGGCTGGTCGAGGGCGATGCGCTGCCGCTCGACGTGGCGCGCATGGACAGCCATGCGGCGCTGTTCGACATTCTTCTGCGCAACCAGCCCACGCCGCTGGTGCGCGCGGCCCGTGCGCGCGGGCTTCATGCACAGGCCGGCTTCGAGATGCTGATCCAGCAGATGCCGCATTACCTGCGCTACTTCGGTCACGCCGATGCGGCCACGGCGCTGCGGGCCGATGCGAATTTTTTGCGCGAGATCGTCTATCCGCCGGCCATGCATGGCGAGATTTCGCAGCCGATCCGCTACCACTCCGTGAACGTCGCCTGA
- a CDS encoding shikimate dehydrogenase family protein yields the protein MISGKTTLIAHLGYPTEAFKAPMIYNPWFDKQGIDAVVVPMGVKPEDYAASLPQIFKLSNIRGALVTMPHKVTTMALVDEVTPTARVAGACNAILKRPDGTLLGDQFDGAGFVRGVERKGRLFKGTRVLVSGTGGVGSAIAASIAAAGAAELMLFDMSDASANALAARLRENYPQMTVTTGSKDPAGFDVVVNATPLGMKEGDPLPFDVDRISPDTFVGEVVMKTEYTPLLQAAKAKGCQVQVGTDMLFEMIPAYLEFFGFGTASPEELRAVAQLKY from the coding sequence ATGATTTCCGGCAAGACAACGCTCATCGCCCACCTCGGCTATCCCACCGAGGCCTTCAAGGCGCCGATGATCTACAACCCCTGGTTCGACAAGCAGGGCATCGATGCGGTAGTGGTGCCGATGGGTGTGAAGCCCGAGGATTACGCGGCCTCGCTGCCGCAGATCTTCAAGCTCTCGAACATCCGCGGCGCGCTCGTCACGATGCCGCACAAGGTCACGACGATGGCGCTGGTGGACGAAGTGACGCCGACCGCGCGCGTCGCGGGCGCCTGCAACGCCATCCTCAAGCGGCCCGACGGCACGCTGCTGGGCGACCAGTTCGACGGCGCCGGTTTCGTGCGCGGCGTGGAGCGCAAGGGACGGCTGTTCAAGGGCACGCGGGTGCTGGTGTCCGGCACCGGTGGTGTGGGTTCGGCCATTGCGGCGTCGATCGCGGCGGCCGGTGCGGCCGAGCTGATGCTGTTCGACATGAGCGATGCGTCGGCCAATGCGCTGGCCGCGCGCCTGCGCGAAAACTACCCGCAGATGACGGTGACCACGGGCTCCAAAGACCCGGCCGGCTTCGACGTGGTTGTCAACGCCACGCCGCTCGGCATGAAGGAGGGCGACCCGCTGCCCTTCGACGTGGACCGCATCAGCCCCGACACCTTCGTCGGCGAGGTCGTGATGAAGACCGAATACACGCCGCTGCTGCAGGCCGCCAAGGCCAAAGGCTGCCAGGTGCAGGTCGGCACCGACATGCTCTTCGAGATGATCCCGGCCTACCTGGAGTTCTTCGGTTTTGGCACAGCGTCCCCGGAGGAATTGCGTGCCGTGGCCCAATTGAAATACTGA
- the pcaB gene encoding 3-carboxy-cis,cis-muconate cycloisomerase codes for MSIFEGFLSTSETLGAFSDRAFVDAMLRFEAALARAQSAEGLIPESAAHSIVSSCKVELFDVAKIVRESGRAGSVAIPLVKALREAVGLFNADAVPFVHFGSTSQDVIDSAMALVTREAVALIEADLAKAADALLRLATTHAETPMLARTLMQPASVTSFGFKCAGWAAPLVRSRIRLREAARHALQLQLGGAVGTLAQMKGQGAAVRQRMAKELGLGDPGATWHTQRDEWVALGCELGLITGSLGKIAVDIALLGQYEVGEVAEPSEPGRGGSSAMPHKRNPVASMVAIAAAHRAPQRVAALLGAMPQQHERALGAWQAELAEWPQLLMSAHGSVRAMAGALPGLQVDAARMRANIDRLRAELPRDAADEWFDPALAINAGQIALAEVKALQAKLSENKELAQ; via the coding sequence ATGAGTATTTTTGAAGGTTTTCTTTCCACATCCGAAACGCTCGGCGCATTCAGCGACCGCGCGTTCGTCGACGCAATGTTGCGTTTCGAGGCCGCGCTCGCGCGGGCGCAATCCGCGGAAGGGCTGATTCCCGAAAGCGCCGCGCATTCGATCGTCAGCAGTTGCAAGGTCGAGCTGTTCGACGTGGCGAAGATCGTCCGCGAAAGCGGACGTGCCGGCAGCGTCGCGATCCCGCTGGTCAAGGCTTTGCGCGAGGCCGTGGGCCTGTTCAATGCCGACGCCGTGCCCTTCGTGCATTTCGGCAGCACCAGCCAGGATGTGATCGACAGCGCGATGGCGCTGGTCACGCGCGAGGCGGTGGCGCTCATCGAGGCCGATCTCGCCAAGGCGGCAGATGCCTTGCTGCGCCTGGCGACCACGCACGCCGAAACGCCGATGCTCGCGCGCACGCTGATGCAGCCGGCCTCGGTCACCAGCTTCGGCTTCAAGTGCGCGGGCTGGGCTGCGCCGCTGGTGCGCAGTCGCATCCGCCTGCGCGAGGCGGCCAGGCATGCGCTGCAGTTGCAGCTCGGTGGCGCCGTCGGCACGCTGGCGCAGATGAAGGGGCAGGGGGCAGCAGTGCGCCAGCGCATGGCCAAGGAACTGGGCCTGGGCGATCCCGGCGCGACGTGGCATACACAGCGCGACGAATGGGTCGCGCTCGGCTGCGAGCTGGGCCTGATCACCGGCAGCCTTGGCAAGATCGCCGTCGACATCGCGCTGCTCGGCCAATATGAAGTGGGCGAAGTCGCCGAGCCCAGCGAGCCCGGCCGTGGCGGTTCGTCGGCAATGCCGCACAAGCGCAACCCTGTCGCCTCGATGGTCGCCATTGCCGCCGCGCACCGCGCGCCGCAGCGCGTGGCCGCCTTGCTCGGTGCCATGCCGCAGCAGCACGAACGCGCGCTCGGCGCATGGCAGGCCGAACTGGCCGAATGGCCGCAACTGCTGATGTCGGCGCATGGCAGCGTGCGCGCCATGGCCGGGGCATTGCCCGGCCTCCAGGTCGACGCTGCACGCATGCGCGCCAACATCGATCGCTTGCGCGCTGAGCTGCCGCGCGACGCGGCCGACGAATGGTTCGACCCCGCGCTTGCCATCAACGCCGGCCAGATTGCGCTCGCGGAAGTGAAAGCGCTTCAAGCCAAGCTTTCAGAAAACAAGGAACTCGCTCAATGA
- a CDS encoding carboxymuconolactone decarboxylase family protein encodes MTAPQTPSNDYEDGLLNRRRVLGDAWVDKSLANRNEFNAEFQELITRHAWNDIWGRPALGDKTRRYMVLSMMLGIHAYEEFAMHVRAALDGPPESRLTPQDIKEVIMMAAIYCGVPVANHAFGIATNILREKGLLPATPAPAAQ; translated from the coding sequence ATGACCGCCCCCCAAACCCCGAGCAACGACTATGAAGACGGGCTGCTCAACCGCCGCCGCGTGCTCGGCGACGCCTGGGTCGACAAGTCGCTGGCCAACCGCAATGAATTCAACGCCGAGTTCCAGGAACTGATCACGCGCCACGCGTGGAATGACATCTGGGGTCGCCCCGCGCTGGGCGACAAGACGCGCCGCTACATGGTGCTGTCGATGATGCTGGGCATCCACGCCTACGAAGAGTTCGCGATGCATGTGCGCGCCGCGCTCGACGGCCCGCCCGAGTCGCGCCTCACGCCGCAAGACATCAAGGAAGTGATCATGATGGCCGCCATCTACTGCGGCGTGCCGGTGGCCAACCATGCCTTCGGCATTGCCACGAACATCCTGCGCGAGAAAGGCCTGCTGCCCGCGACACCTGCGCCCGCGGCGCAGTGA